In Macrobrachium nipponense isolate FS-2020 chromosome 15, ASM1510439v2, whole genome shotgun sequence, a single genomic region encodes these proteins:
- the LOC135227151 gene encoding spermidine synthase-like, with protein sequence MDQNLKGWFTERSPMWPGQAFSLQVKEVLLEEKSPFQSIQVFDSTHYGRVLVLDGAIQCTERDECSYQEMITFLPLNSHPSPKRVLIIGGGDGGVAREVSKHPSVEHIVQCEIDSKVVEACKKYIPSMGCGFSCPKLTLYTGDGAKFLETTNEKFDVIITDASDPVVNADEGAGTKDGPAASLFNEDYYVKMKEKLAEGGILCCQGENMWLHAELISRLLKKCRSIYPVVDYAYTCTPTYPSGQIGFILCSKNPQTKFREPVTIWNDDDVETFSLKYYNADIHRASFIMPTFMRKALQKAQV encoded by the exons ATGGATCAAAATCTCAAAGGATGGTTTACTGAACGATCCCCCATGTGGCCGGGTCAGGCGTTTTCTTTGCAAGTGAAGGAAGTTCTTTTGGAGGAGAAAAGTCCATTCCAGAGCATTCAGGTCTTTGATAG TACTCACTATGGAAGAGTTTTGGTACTGGACGGAGCAATTCAATGCACAGAGCGAGACGAATGTTCATATCAAGAGATGATCACATTTCTGCCTCTCAACTCGCATCCAAGTCCTAAGAGG GTGCTTATCATTGGTGGGGGTGATGGAGGAGTAGCACGGGAGGTTAGCAAACATCCATCTGTGGAGCACATTGTTCAGTGTGAAATTGATTCAAAG GTGGTTGAGGCTTGTAAAAAGTACATTCCATCAATGGGTTGTGGATTCAGCTGCCCCAAGCTCACTCTCTATACTGGAGATGGCGCTAAATTCTTGGAAACCACGAATGAGAAATTTGATGTAATCATCACAGATGCATCTGATCCTGTAGTGAATGCAGACGAAGGTGCTGGAACTAAGGATG GTCCTGCAGCTTCCCTTTTCAACGAAGATTATTATGTAAAGATGAAAGAGAAGTTGGCGGAAGGAGGAATTCTTTGTTGTCAG GGTGAGAACATGTGGCTTCATGCAGAGTTGATTAGCAGACTCTTGAAGAAATGCCGGTCCATATATCCAGTGGTTGATTATGCTTACACATGCACACCGACTTACCCTTCAGGCCAAATAGGATTCATCCTTTGCAGTAAAAACCct CAAACTAAGTTCAGGGAACCCGTCACAATATGGAATGACGATGATGTCGAGACATTTTCTCTCAAGTACTACAATGCCGATATCCATCGTGCGTCATTCATAATGCCAACATTCATGAGGAAGGCCTTGCAGAAAGCACAAGTATAG